The following coding sequences are from one Cystobacter fuscus DSM 2262 window:
- a CDS encoding GFA family protein has product MSGLKKYTGGCHCGKVAYEVSANLDNVISCNCSICQKRGLLLTFVPPEQFVLQKGEEKALTDYQFNKKVIHHMFCPECGVESFATGTTPDGKRMYAINVRCLEDVDLAALKPQPVDGRRF; this is encoded by the coding sequence ATGTCGGGATTGAAGAAGTACACGGGCGGCTGTCACTGCGGGAAGGTCGCGTACGAGGTGAGCGCGAACCTGGACAACGTCATCTCCTGCAACTGCAGCATCTGCCAGAAGCGGGGCCTGCTGCTCACCTTCGTGCCCCCCGAGCAGTTCGTCCTCCAGAAAGGCGAGGAGAAGGCGCTCACCGACTACCAGTTCAACAAGAAGGTCATCCACCACATGTTCTGCCCGGAGTGCGGCGTGGAGTCGTTCGCCACGGGGACCACGCCGGACGGCAAGAGGATGTACGCCATCAACGTGCGGTGCCTGGAGGACGTGGACCTCGCCGCCCTCAAGCCCCAGCCGGTCGACGGCCGGCGCTTCTAG
- a CDS encoding metallophosphoesterase: MSSHAPALGRLQVLTILFVALIQLPTVIWACALTHSPLPALVAVLVSLPYLRHLRTPWQSTSPARMAYLTLGWWTACLVFSVLLLPATLAIHAGLPRAWVWGGCGVFALAVGAHSVLGRPRLRRLEVRVEGLAPELDGYRIGQISDVHCGPYVPESRVATWVARLNALDVDLMSVTGDLITQGSSHVEAVSRALGGLRARDGVFACMGNHDYFTDGEHFVQALERQGLTVLRNRGVVVKRGNASLYVAGVDDTWTSRHDLRRALAARPDGVPTVLLAHDPNLFPQAQARQIELTLSGHTHGGQLAVPGVRDLSLARFISRWTAGLYRQGRSWLYVNRGAGTTGPPVRLGAPAELAVITLRRA; encoded by the coding sequence ATGTCCAGCCACGCCCCTGCCCTGGGACGACTCCAGGTCCTCACGATCCTCTTCGTCGCCCTGATCCAGCTGCCCACGGTGATCTGGGCCTGCGCGCTCACCCACTCGCCCCTACCGGCGCTGGTGGCGGTGCTGGTGTCCCTCCCCTATCTGCGCCACCTGCGGACGCCCTGGCAGTCCACGAGCCCCGCGCGCATGGCCTACCTGACGCTGGGCTGGTGGACAGCCTGCCTGGTGTTCAGCGTGCTCCTGCTTCCCGCCACGCTGGCCATCCATGCGGGCCTGCCCCGCGCCTGGGTCTGGGGCGGGTGTGGCGTCTTCGCGCTCGCCGTGGGGGCGCACTCGGTGCTCGGCCGGCCCCGACTGCGGCGGCTCGAGGTGCGCGTGGAGGGGCTCGCCCCCGAGCTGGACGGCTACCGCATCGGGCAGATCTCCGACGTGCACTGCGGCCCCTATGTCCCCGAGAGCCGCGTGGCCACCTGGGTCGCCCGCCTCAATGCCCTCGACGTCGACCTGATGTCCGTCACGGGGGACCTCATCACCCAGGGCTCCTCGCACGTCGAGGCGGTCTCCCGGGCGCTCGGCGGGCTGCGGGCCCGGGATGGAGTGTTCGCCTGCATGGGCAACCACGACTACTTCACGGACGGGGAGCACTTCGTCCAGGCCCTGGAGCGGCAGGGCCTGACCGTGCTGCGCAACCGCGGCGTGGTGGTGAAACGGGGCAACGCGAGCCTGTACGTCGCGGGGGTGGACGACACCTGGACCTCGCGCCATGACTTGCGGAGGGCCCTCGCGGCGCGGCCGGACGGAGTCCCCACGGTGCTGCTCGCGCATGACCCCAACCTGTTTCCCCAGGCCCAGGCCCGCCAGATCGAGCTGACCTTGTCGGGCCACACCCACGGCGGGCAGCTCGCGGTACCGGGCGTGCGCGACCTGTCACTGGCCCGGTTCATCAGCCGGTGGACGGCGGGGCTCTACCGACAGGGCCGCTCGTGGCTGTACGTGAACCGCGGCGCGGGCACCACCGGGCCACCGGTGCGGCTGGGCGCTCCGGCGGAGCTGGCCGTCATCACCCTGCGCCGGGCCTGA
- a CDS encoding family 16 glycosylhydrolase, with protein MISRLWKSLGMRGLLTVGMGGVVLGAGACGGAAQVPADLITETQTRPLAAAPIGQTIWLKACTTQQYVSADKNLSADAPLVANRAAAAGWEQFQVGDAGNGYITLRVAETGQYVSADTNLGGRLVANRASASDWEHFQWVDYGNGTIGLKARSNGQFVSSDGNQAGAPLFANRAASGGCWEAFSWASVGGGGGNPGGGWVQVWNDEFDGTSINTSNWAYVTNIHVNNEQQQYTTSSENVQVSNGTLKLIARYQPTNGYPYTSGRLESAGKREFAHGRIEARIKLPVGPGLWPAFWLLGNDINTVGWPACGELDILENVGYSDWTSGALHGPGYSGNTPINSRFYPNSSVSNWHVYRTEYSPTDIKWYIDDVLVKTTPKSEVTRYGNWVYDKPYYIILNLAVGGSYPQGVNGATYPYPGVPQSTADLIRNTPQTMEVDWVRAYQWR; from the coding sequence ATGATCTCGAGGCTGTGGAAGTCGCTGGGAATGCGCGGGTTGCTGACGGTGGGGATGGGGGGCGTGGTGCTGGGCGCTGGGGCCTGTGGTGGCGCCGCGCAGGTGCCGGCCGACCTGATCACCGAGACCCAGACGCGTCCGCTGGCGGCGGCGCCCATCGGGCAGACGATCTGGCTCAAGGCGTGCACCACCCAGCAGTACGTGTCGGCGGACAAGAACCTCAGCGCGGACGCGCCCCTGGTGGCCAACCGCGCCGCCGCGGCCGGCTGGGAGCAGTTCCAGGTGGGTGACGCGGGCAATGGCTACATCACGCTGCGCGTGGCGGAGACGGGCCAGTACGTGTCGGCGGACACGAACCTGGGCGGGCGGCTCGTGGCCAACCGCGCGAGCGCGAGCGACTGGGAGCACTTCCAGTGGGTGGACTACGGCAACGGCACCATTGGCTTGAAGGCCCGGAGCAACGGCCAGTTCGTGTCCTCCGACGGAAACCAGGCCGGGGCGCCCCTGTTCGCCAACCGCGCGGCCTCGGGCGGGTGCTGGGAGGCCTTCTCGTGGGCGTCCGTGGGCGGTGGAGGTGGCAACCCGGGCGGCGGCTGGGTGCAGGTCTGGAACGACGAGTTCGACGGCACCAGCATCAACACGTCCAACTGGGCCTATGTCACCAACATCCACGTGAACAACGAGCAGCAGCAGTACACGACCTCGTCGGAGAACGTGCAGGTCAGCAACGGCACCCTCAAGCTCATCGCCCGCTACCAGCCGACCAACGGCTACCCGTACACCTCGGGCCGCCTGGAGAGCGCGGGCAAGCGCGAGTTCGCGCACGGCCGCATCGAGGCGCGCATCAAGCTGCCGGTGGGCCCGGGCCTCTGGCCGGCGTTCTGGCTGCTCGGCAATGACATCAATACGGTGGGCTGGCCCGCGTGCGGCGAGCTCGACATCCTGGAGAACGTTGGCTACAGCGACTGGACGTCGGGCGCGCTGCATGGTCCGGGCTACTCGGGCAACACGCCCATCAACAGCCGCTTCTACCCGAACTCCTCCGTCAGCAACTGGCACGTGTACCGCACCGAGTACTCTCCCACGGACATCAAGTGGTACATCGACGACGTGCTGGTGAAGACCACGCCGAAGTCGGAGGTCACCCGGTACGGCAACTGGGTGTACGACAAGCCGTACTACATCATCCTCAACCTGGCGGTGGGCGGCAGCTATCCGCAGGGCGTCAACGGCGCCACCTACCCGTACCCCGGCGTGCCGCAGTCCACGGCGGACCTCATCCGCAACACGCCCCAGACGATGGAAGTCGACTGGGTGCGCGCCTACCAGTGGCGGTAG
- a CDS encoding ATP-binding protein: protein MRTVPGAPWRLTFQRKLLLASAAVLLPVMVLLSVDLVEDARMTRKTLLDAQRLTAHAVAVQVTESFEAAIDLGWALANDPLVHTLNPELLDAHLLKLTGHHNRFSSVGVYDAQGHNRGWGDPEMPAEPRLWIGDRPYFQKVMATNTPVVSEVLELRRPMRTALLVAVPLRDDQGQPMGMVSVVMETHLLAQRYLSARHHSQQEILLVDPAGRLAFHTHSPTLPFARGLAFASFPPLLGALEGRAMRITQATDPLTQENILGAFVPTPRYGWAVGVMASRELAMAPLTQRLYLKLGAILGITLFSGMLAVVLSRRQTRPVRQLQSLAHALGQGDMARRAHIQTGDEMEELGEAFNQMATHIAQRQREVDALRAEAEDHARQLAAIIASVPDAILLASPDGRLFDANPAGLRLLGVTDHSQLEVLLSAHLQRSWIRHPDGHPLALEELPLMRALRGETFSDLELRMRSLTGEEYLVSVNGAPVRDATGRIILGEVVLHDITERKKIEEERARLLAREQALARVGQALVREVELERISSVASEQCRQALGADAVGLWLAHPDPSRFTWVAAHGFSSASHADMAELPLCELSPGAVQDEAIQLIDAQGSADVSFPGHALAKREGFASVVLIPLHSRGRLVGVLACFSREPLELSASEREFHTTVGQLVAVAIEKARLFQEVREALRLREEFMSAAAHELKTPVTTLQTWADILTWKEPGSERQRKGLAAISRGARRLGRLVEHLFTALRMAPGLTKLERDRVDLRALLAEHVASLSRSTDHPIHLVAEETPIIEADRQRMGEVLAHLLENALRYSPPARPIEVRLGCAGNEAVVSVHDHGPGIPLERQPHVFEPLYEPLPSGAPGYAGMAGLGLHLSSRIIEAHGGRIWLESTPGEGTTFCFSLPLHGVEGTRHANA from the coding sequence GTGCGAACCGTCCCCGGTGCTCCGTGGCGCCTGACCTTCCAGCGCAAGCTGTTGCTCGCCTCCGCCGCGGTGCTGCTGCCGGTGATGGTGCTGCTGAGCGTGGATCTCGTCGAGGACGCGCGGATGACGCGCAAGACGCTCCTGGACGCCCAGCGCCTCACGGCCCATGCCGTCGCCGTGCAGGTCACCGAGTCCTTCGAGGCGGCGATCGATCTGGGCTGGGCGCTGGCCAATGATCCCCTCGTGCACACGCTCAACCCCGAGCTGCTGGACGCGCACCTGCTGAAGCTCACCGGGCACCACAACCGCTTCAGCTCGGTCGGGGTCTACGACGCCCAGGGCCACAACCGCGGCTGGGGGGATCCGGAGATGCCCGCCGAGCCCCGGCTCTGGATTGGAGACCGGCCCTACTTCCAGAAGGTGATGGCCACCAACACGCCCGTCGTCTCGGAGGTGCTCGAGCTGCGGCGACCCATGCGCACGGCGCTGCTCGTCGCCGTGCCGCTGCGCGACGACCAGGGACAACCCATGGGCATGGTCAGCGTGGTGATGGAGACCCACCTGCTGGCCCAACGCTATCTCTCCGCCCGGCACCACTCCCAGCAGGAGATCCTCCTGGTGGACCCCGCCGGCCGGCTGGCCTTCCACACCCACTCCCCCACCCTGCCCTTCGCGCGAGGCCTGGCCTTCGCCTCGTTCCCCCCGCTGCTCGGAGCGCTCGAGGGCCGCGCCATGCGAATCACCCAGGCCACGGACCCGCTCACCCAGGAGAACATCCTGGGAGCCTTCGTGCCCACGCCCCGCTACGGCTGGGCCGTGGGGGTGATGGCCTCGCGCGAGCTCGCGATGGCCCCGCTCACCCAGCGGCTGTACCTGAAGCTGGGCGCCATCCTCGGCATCACGCTGTTCAGCGGCATGCTGGCCGTGGTGCTGTCGCGCCGCCAGACGCGGCCGGTGCGTCAGCTCCAGTCGCTCGCCCACGCCCTGGGCCAGGGGGACATGGCCCGGCGCGCCCACATCCAGACGGGCGACGAGATGGAGGAGCTCGGCGAGGCCTTCAACCAGATGGCCACCCACATCGCCCAGCGGCAGCGCGAAGTGGACGCCCTGCGCGCCGAGGCCGAGGATCATGCCCGACAACTCGCCGCCATCATCGCCAGCGTGCCGGATGCCATCCTCCTGGCCAGTCCGGACGGGCGGTTGTTCGACGCCAATCCCGCCGGGCTGCGGCTGCTGGGCGTCACGGATCACTCCCAGTTGGAGGTGCTCCTGAGCGCTCACCTCCAGCGCTCGTGGATCCGCCATCCCGATGGCCACCCCCTGGCGCTGGAGGAGCTGCCCCTGATGCGCGCACTGCGGGGGGAGACCTTCTCGGACCTGGAGCTGCGCATGCGCTCGCTCACGGGCGAGGAGTACCTCGTGAGCGTCAACGGGGCGCCGGTGCGCGACGCCACCGGGCGGATCATCCTCGGGGAGGTCGTCCTCCACGACATCACCGAGCGCAAGAAGATCGAGGAGGAGCGGGCGCGGCTCCTGGCGCGAGAGCAGGCCCTGGCCCGCGTCGGGCAGGCCCTGGTGCGCGAGGTGGAACTCGAGCGCATCTCCTCCGTGGCCAGCGAGCAGTGCCGCCAGGCGCTCGGCGCGGATGCCGTCGGGCTGTGGCTGGCGCACCCGGATCCCTCGCGCTTCACCTGGGTGGCCGCCCATGGCTTCTCGTCGGCGAGCCACGCGGACATGGCGGAGCTGCCCCTGTGCGAGCTGTCCCCCGGGGCCGTCCAGGACGAGGCGATCCAGCTCATCGACGCCCAGGGGAGCGCGGACGTGTCCTTCCCGGGCCACGCGCTGGCGAAGCGGGAAGGCTTCGCCAGCGTGGTGCTCATCCCCCTGCACTCGCGCGGGCGATTGGTGGGCGTCCTGGCGTGCTTCTCCCGGGAGCCGCTGGAGCTGTCCGCGAGCGAGCGCGAGTTCCACACCACCGTGGGCCAGCTCGTCGCCGTGGCCATCGAGAAGGCCCGGCTGTTCCAGGAGGTGCGCGAGGCCCTGCGGCTGCGCGAGGAGTTCATGTCGGCGGCGGCCCACGAGCTGAAGACGCCGGTGACCACGCTCCAGACGTGGGCGGACATCCTCACCTGGAAGGAGCCGGGCTCCGAGCGCCAGCGCAAGGGACTCGCCGCCATCTCCCGGGGGGCCCGGCGGCTGGGACGGCTCGTGGAGCACCTGTTCACGGCCCTGCGGATGGCACCGGGCCTGACGAAGCTGGAGCGGGACCGCGTGGATCTGCGCGCCTTGCTGGCCGAGCATGTCGCCAGCCTGTCGCGCAGCACGGATCACCCCATCCACCTCGTCGCCGAGGAGACGCCCATCATCGAGGCGGACCGACAGCGCATGGGCGAGGTGCTGGCGCACCTGCTGGAGAACGCCCTGCGCTACTCCCCGCCCGCCCGTCCCATCGAGGTCCGGCTGGGATGCGCGGGCAACGAGGCCGTGGTGTCGGTCCACGACCATGGCCCCGGCATTCCCCTCGAGCGCCAGCCCCATGTCTTCGAGCCGCTCTACGAGCCCCTGCCCTCCGGGGCGCCAGGCTACGCGGGCATGGCCGGACTGGGGCTGCACCTGAGCTCACGCATCATCGAGGCGCATGGTGGCCGCATCTGGCTGGAGAGCACCCCCGGCGAGGGCACCACGTTCTGCTTCAGCCTGCCGCTGCACGGGGTGGAGGGCACGCGGCACGCCAACGCCTGA
- a CDS encoding helix-turn-helix transcriptional regulator, with amino-acid sequence MDEKMQRHLGEAARAARLRLGLTQAEVAKQVRLKPAVYGRIERGKMTPSVPSLRRICTVLGLSSDLLLSLAPREEKGSAAKRSSEPVEHPELSRIIHILRGWPPERLALARKLLETAHSHFSK; translated from the coding sequence ATGGACGAGAAGATGCAACGCCACCTGGGGGAGGCGGCCCGGGCTGCCCGCTTGCGGTTGGGACTCACGCAGGCCGAGGTGGCCAAGCAGGTTCGCCTCAAGCCCGCCGTTTATGGTCGGATCGAGCGCGGGAAGATGACGCCCAGCGTGCCCTCCCTACGCCGTATCTGCACGGTCCTGGGACTCTCTTCGGACCTGCTTCTGTCCCTGGCTCCTCGGGAGGAGAAGGGGTCGGCCGCCAAGCGCTCATCCGAGCCGGTCGAGCACCCGGAGTTGAGTCGCATCATCCACATCCTACGCGGTTGGCCCCCAGAACGATTGGCGCTCGCTCGCAAATTGCTGGAGACAGCCCACTCCCACTTCTCCAAGTGA
- a CDS encoding AlbA family DNA-binding domain-containing protein has product MKDLNKIDTWDGLLALVIKGLTEGPHLDFKRDAYWDQRKPPDKRDRDKEELRRDATSFANNGGGILFIGVDEDSQQGRAVSVLGIEEAVKNEYKFTSSCGWILYVRLATSSGCPLLDDGSRPSCGAHARRAASVSRTRLHSGRSWRPRGGPAGEAGGDDAFPTLAQHPCAPPHRRAGPMGRGRTARSQAADPGPAGRGRAAPVPAKPGGARANQLPRARPTCHAGLGPGGVAAKPPPHPPGVPDGAAAPSLPPPGAVRV; this is encoded by the coding sequence ATGAAGGACCTGAATAAGATCGATACTTGGGATGGACTGCTGGCTCTGGTGATTAAAGGACTTACCGAAGGCCCACATCTCGACTTCAAACGGGATGCCTACTGGGATCAGCGCAAACCTCCAGACAAGAGGGATAGGGACAAAGAGGAGCTTCGACGCGATGCGACATCTTTTGCAAATAACGGCGGAGGCATTCTCTTTATCGGCGTCGATGAGGACTCACAGCAGGGCCGAGCGGTTAGCGTTCTAGGCATTGAGGAAGCGGTAAAGAACGAGTACAAGTTCACCTCCTCCTGCGGGTGGATCCTCTATGTACGCTTGGCTACTTCTTCTGGCTGCCCTCTGCTCGACGACGGCTCACGCCCAAGCTGTGGCGCCCATGCCAGACGCGCCGCCAGTGTTTCCCGCACCCGCCTACACTCCGGCCGGAGCTGGCGCCCCCGTGGTGGGCCAGCCGGGGAAGCAGGGGGCGACGACGCCTTTCCCACGCTCGCCCAACACCCGTGTGCTCCCCCCCACCGCCGAGCTGGGCCTATGGGCCGCGGACGAACTGCGCGCAGCCAAGCGGCCGACCCAGGCCCCGCCGGACGTGGACGAGCTGCTCCTGTCCCAGCCAAGCCCGGGGGCGCCCGAGCTAACCAGTTGCCGCGAGCGCGTCCGACGTGCCACGCGGGACTCGGGCCTGGAGGAGTCGCGGCGAAACCTCCCCCGCACCCCCCGGGAGTGCCTGACGGCGCGGCTGCTCCTTCACTGCCTCCACCGGGAGCGGTACGAGTTTGA